The Cryomorphaceae bacterium 1068 genomic sequence CACGTCGATCTCCAAGGGAATAATCTCGGATTAATAGATGTGAGTTCTAATAGCAACATAGATACCTTAAACGTAGCTCAATGTGACTTATCTTCTCTTGATGTCACGAATAATACTGAATTGAGAAGCCTCGATTTTTGGGGCAATTCCGTTACTTCCATAGACCTGTCTCAAAACACGAACATCGTCATTCTTTCGTGTTACCAGAATCAGCTCACTTCTTTAGATATCTCTGCTCTTACCGAACTCGAAGGCCTCTTTTGCTGGTTCAATCAGCTGACGAGTATCAACTCTTCTTCCAACCCTAATCTGAAGGCACTTTCTTGCTACAACAACAACATTACGAGCTTAGATCTAATCAATAACCTTCAATTGGAAGCGCTGGCTTGTGAGTTCAATAACTTGACTGCGCTCGATGTTTCCAACAATTTATTGCTCAATCAAATCAGGTGTCACGACAACCAAATAGGTGAGTTGAACTTGAGCAACAATTCACAATTGTTCAATATTAAGTGTCAAAACAATAATCTCACTTGCTTAAACGCAAGTACGGGCTCTAGCAGTACCATACAGACAGGCGGATTTAATGCAAATAATAATCCGGGGTTATCGTGCATAGAAGTGGATGACGTGGATTGGAGCACTTTCAACTGGATTAACGTGGATCCTGGCGTATCCTTTTCGCTGGATTGTAACAACGCTTGTTCAGGTGCTCCCTTATCTCTCGATTCAGAGAGTCACGTTAATGTTTTCAGCATTTATCCGAACCCTGCTTCGAGCAATGTGATAATAGAACTTCGTGCCACGGACATAGTAGAAGTCAGACTACTGGATCTTTCCGGTCGCTTGGTTATGACTGTCCGCCCTGAGCGATCGGTGGTGAAATTTAACGTGGATGCTGTGGTGAGCGGAACCTACCTGGTTCAAGTACTAACTGAGAATAGTGTCCAAACTCAAAAATTACTTATTGAGTGATGTCTGCCCTACCTCATGAATTGATGCCTTCTTTTCACATTTTGGTTGCTGTAGGAAGGGTTGATTGAGCGCAACGCCAACTGTAGGGTGCGGATCCCGGAGGGAATGTACTATACCCGTTGTTGCCGCATCGTGTTTTTTCATTTTAATTCAAAATAGTTGCGCTTCTCTAGTCAGTTCAGACTTTCGAACCCCTAAGAAGTCTACAAACCAATTTTCAAGTATTTTATCAAGCTCATTCTTATTAATTGTCTGAGAGTTTCTTCTGGATTTCACGTAGTTCTCTCTTGTCATTTTTTCGGATAACTCCCTAACAGTTTTGACATTAAGTTCGTTACCGAGTTTATTTGAAATCCAAATGCCACCTATTGCGAGCCCAAGTCCAATAAGTCCATATGGCCAATCAATGAAAAGCACGATAAATGAAGCTAATAACAAAATCGCTAAAAACCCTGTAACAAAATGAGGTGGTCGCAATATTGACAGCTTAAATCCCAAATTCATTTCAAGGGTTTTTACCTGATTTTTTCTAGTCTTCCTCGGAAATATTTCCGCAAGTTCTGTAGTCGGGGTGATTTCCTTTTTTTCAGTTTCTGTCGATTTTGTTAATGCTTCCCTTAGTTTATAAAAAGCTTGTTGAGTGGTGCAATCTTCAGAATGGTCGAGACTGATTTTGTCTTTTATCGCGTCACAGAATTCTCCATAAGTTCTAACATGGGCTAATTCATTAGTCTCAAATCTAATGTCGAACGAATCTTCGATTTTAAGAAGCATGTGTTCTAAGTCTTCTGAGTCTATTTTCAATTCCATGTCTGTCGTTTTTTGCATGTGCGCTAACGCTCAGAGTAAGATGTCGTAGCTGACGATAGGAAGCTATGCATTCTTATATAATGTTAGCGTGCATCTTTTTTTATTTTTATATCTCTATCATACACTCCAATTAAAAGTCTTAGAATTTCGTATTCGAATTTATCAA encodes the following:
- a CDS encoding T9SS type A sorting domain-containing protein, with the translated sequence MKKILILLTSICIVGYSKAQTTSIPDSNFEQKLIDLGYDVGIPDGTVPTSNISDVTSLIVFNEQISDLTGIEDFAALMYLDCGANNLTSLNLTQNGSLTQLVCNANSLTGIDLSGNPLLERINISYNDLTSLDIAPCQNLQLIRAGYNDLSGISLSQNVNLNHVDLQGNNLGLIDVSSNSNIDTLNVAQCDLSSLDVTNNTELRSLDFWGNSVTSIDLSQNTNIVILSCYQNQLTSLDISALTELEGLFCWFNQLTSINSSSNPNLKALSCYNNNITSLDLINNLQLEALACEFNNLTALDVSNNLLLNQIRCHDNQIGELNLSNNSQLFNIKCQNNNLTCLNASTGSSSTIQTGGFNANNNPGLSCIEVDDVDWSTFNWINVDPGVSFSLDCNNACSGAPLSLDSESHVNVFSIYPNPASSNVIIELRATDIVEVRLLDLSGRLVMTVRPERSVVKFNVDAVVSGTYLVQVLTENSVQTQKLLIE